A section of the Oreochromis aureus strain Israel breed Guangdong linkage group 22, ZZ_aureus, whole genome shotgun sequence genome encodes:
- the erf gene encoding ETS domain-containing transcription factor ERF, which produces MKTPADTGFAFPEWAYKPESSPGSRQIQLWHFILELLRKEEYHDVIAWQGDYGEFVIKDPDEVARLWGARKCKPQMNYDKLSRALRYYYNKRILHKTKGKRFTYKFNFNKLVLVNYPFIDMGSGRGVPQSAPPVPSGGTHFRFPPSTPSEVLSSTEELRSPGMFSSVGHRMARGSVSDCSDGTSTNSELEEAVGAEDRVGGPERAFRSLLPPRMPHESLFRVYGGAPNPGLPRPAPRVHPEPLSPFPISPLPGSGGLLAPTLSPALSMTPTPHLPYTPSPSMSSPMLGSHFSFNPEDMKHYLQAHTQSVYNYHLSPRAFLHYPNIVIPQPHRPTPEKPTAAHHLHGPPMPLSHSLSQQPGGGEEGHQHPSPFKFKLQPPPLGRKQREAGSSLAASSSSSSSQSSSFTGSGQMTNSLLSRGPPNIKVEPISDIESEEDVEVTDISEEDEMNHNDEDDEGGIFAPTAGHNNHHQLNNHHQANGNGSSPSAPLPQNNNPDDDPDDEVFKTPTTPPIGGGGGLAFPLISLKSEPGSQAAPISPGGTRCIPLKLRFKRRWSKDQKMEADGERDEAEDKKVRAEGEEEAERRGSEVENGGGRGEGVILGLMLPPPPTQRRASSELQRATAQLSLENSGC; this is translated from the exons GGTTTGCCTTCCCAGAGTGGGCCTACAAGCCAGAGTCGAGCCCGGGCTCCAGGCAGATCCAGCTGTGGCACTTCATTCTGGAGCTGCTCCGGAAAGAGGAGTACCATGATGTCATCGCCTGGCAGGGAGACTACGGAGAGTTTGTCATCAAGGACCCAGACGAGGTGGCTCGCCTGTGGGGGGCGAGGAAGTGTAAACCGCAGATGAACTACGACAAGCTCAGCAGAGCACTCAG ATACTACTACAACAAGAGGATCCTACACAAGACCAAAGGGAAGAGGTTCACCTACAAGTTCAACTTCAACAAGCTAGTGCTGGTCAATTACCCCTTCATCGACATGGGCTCTG GGCGAGGAGTCCCCCAGAGCGCTCCGCCTGTGCCGTCCGGAGGCACCCACTTCCGTTTTCCCCCCTCCACACCATCTGAGGTCCTCTCATCCACAGAGGAGCTGCGCAGCCCGGGAATGTTCAGCAGCGTGGGCCACCGCATGGCCCGGGGCTCCGTGAGCGACTGCAGCGACGGCACCTCCACCAACTCTGAGCTGGAGGAGGCTGTGGGTGCAGAGGACAGGGTTGGTGGTCCTGAGAGAGCTTTCAGGAGTCTCCTTCCCCCCCGCATGCCTCACGAGTCTCTGTTCAGGGTCTACGGTGGAGCCCCAAATCCTGGGCTCCCCAGACCTGCTCCCAGGGTCCACCCAGAGCCTCTGTCCCCATTCCCCATCTCACCCCTACCCGGCTCTGGAGGTCTGCTGGCCCCGACTCTCTCCCCAGCCCTGTCTATGACCCCCACCCCTCACCTCCCTTACACCCCGTCCCCCTCCATGTCGTCCCCCATGCTGGGCTCCCACTTCTCCTTCAACCCGGAGGACATGAAGCACTACCTACAGGCTCACACCCAGTCCGTCTACAACTACCACCTCAGCCCCCGAGCATTCCTCCACTACCCCAATATCGTCATCCCGCAGCCCCACCGCCCCACCCCTGAGAAACCGACCGCTGCACATCACCTCCACGGCCCACCAATGCCGCTCTCTCATTCCCTCAGTCAGCAGCCCGGAGGCGGAGAGGAAGGACACCAGCATCCATCGCCGTTCAAGTTCAAGCTGCAGCCACCTCCGCTTGGACGCAAGCAGAGGGAAGCGGGAAGCTCGCTGGccgcttcttcctcctcctcttccagccAGTCCTCCTCGTTTACAGGGTCCGGTCAGATGACCAATTCTCTGCTGAGCAGAGGGCCGCCTAATATCAAG GTGGAGCCCATTTCAGACATCGAGTCAGAAGAAGATGTGGAGGTGACCGACATCAGCGAGGAAGATGAAATGAATCATAACGATGAGGACGATGAAGGCGGTATCTTCGCTCCGACAGCTGGCCACAACAATCACCATCAGCTAAACAACCATCACCAGGCTAACGGAAACGGCAGCAGcccctctgctcctcttcctcagaacAATAACCCCGACGATGACCCCGACGATGAGGTCTTCAAGACCCCCACCACGCCTCCTATCGGTGGGGGTGGTGGCCTGGCCTTCCCTCTGATCAGTCTGAAGAGCGAGCCAGGGAGCCAAGCAGCTCCCATCAGCCCCGGAGGCACGCGCTGCATTCCGCTGAAACTTCGCTTCAAGCGCCGCTGGAGCAAAGACCAGAAGATGGAGGCGGACGGAGAGAGGGACGAGGCAGAGGACAAGAAAGTGCGGGCTGAAGGCgaggaggaggcggagagaAGAGGAAGCGAGGTGGAGAacggaggaggaagaggagagggggTTATTTTGGGGCTAATGCTGCCGCCACCTCCCACCCAGCGCAGAGCAAGCTCGGAGCTGCAGAGGGCCACAGCACAGCTGTCTCTGGAAAACTCCGGCTGCTGA